In Bradyrhizobium paxllaeri, the genomic stretch CGGCAGCGCCTGGAGACCTTCGTGAAGGAAGGCGCGGTGACCAGGAAGGCGCCGAACAGTTACGCGCTCGGCGAGCTTGTGCCGCAGGTGATGGCGCGGCTGCGCGCCGACCGCCGGTCATCCTCGCAAAGCCAGGCCGACAACCGAGTCCGCCAGGCGCGTGCGGCACAGATCGAGCTTGCGACAGCGATGAAGGCGCGCGAGTTGATTCCGCTGACCGACGCGGCGGCGGCGATCGATGCGATCTGCGGCGTCGTGCGCACCGAGGCCGCCGGCATTGCCCCGCGCTGCACGCGCGATGTCGGCTTGCGGCGCACCATCGAAACGGAAGTGAATGACAGCCTTACCCGCATTGCTCGGCGCCAACGACAAATTGGCCATGCTCTTCGACAGGGCAGGGACCTTGTTGACGCCGTCGCCTCGAACGACTCCGGACCGATGGGCAACGCAGAACCGGACCTATCCGGTATGGGCCGACCGGCCGGGACCGCGTGATCCGTACCTGACGCCGTACATCATCGAACCCGAGCGCGTTGTCGCCGAAGGTCGCGGGCGTCGCGTGGTGCTAGTCACCGCGTCCCAGTCGGCCAAGTCGGAATCAATCCTCGACCTGATGGGCCATCGCCTCGACCAGCGGCCGGTGCCTTGCCTCTATGTCGGACCGAACAAGCAGTTCGTGACCGAACAGTTCGAGCCGCGTGTCGTGTCGCTGTTCGACCAGGCGCCGACGCTGATGGCGAAAGTGCAGCGCGGAAAGAAGACGACGAAGACGCGAAAGGTGGTCGCCGGCGTGCCGGTGCGCCTGGCGCATGCCGGCTCTTCTGCCGCGTTGAAGTCGGACCCGGCGGGCCTCGCCTTCGTCGACGAATACGATGAAATGCTCGCCAACGTGAAAGGCCAGGGCGATCCGCTCGGCCTGGTCGAGCATCGCGGCGACACCTTCGCCGACTTCGTTTGCCTTGTTACGTCGACACCTAAAAAGGGCGTGGTGCATCCCGAGCTTGATCAGAAGAGCGGCCTGGCGTTTTGGGGCAAGGCACCATCTGACGACGTTCGCGAGTCGCCGATCTGGAATCTGTGGCAGCAAGGTACGCGGCATCATTGGTGCTGGCCGTGCCTGCACTGCGGCGAATATTTCGTGCCGCGCTTCGATCGCCTGCGTTGGCCGGAAGGCGCGACCGCAACGGAAGCGCGCGAGAACGCCTGGATCGAATGCCCGCGTCCGCAATGCGGCGGCGTCATGCAAGATCAGGACAAGCGCCTGCTCAACGATCGCGGGCGCTATGTGGCGCCAGGCCAGACCGTCAACGCCAACGGGTTCGTTGACGGCGAACCAGAGAAGACGCTGACCATTTCGTTTTGGGTATCCGGCCTGTGCTCGCCGTTCGTGACATTCGGCGAGCGTGCTGCCGAGTACATCGAAGCTGAAGCGCTCGGCGACAGCGCGATGGTGCAGCGCTCGGTTAATGCCGGTTTCGGCGAGCTTTACGCGCCAGGCGGGCGCGACATCAAAGAGTGGCAACAGATCGCGCGGCGCCGTCTGCCGCACCGCTTCGGCGAGGTGCCCGACAAGGTGGTTCGCGTCACGGCGGCGGTCGACGTGCAGAAGACCGCTCTGTACTGGTCGAAGCGCGGCTGGGGCGAGCGCGGTACGAGCTGGCAGATCGAGAGCGGCTTCCTTCATGGCTACACCGACCAGCCCGAGGTTTGGACCGATCTCGCCAACGTGCTGCTTGATGACTGCGAAGGCCTGCACGTATCGCTGGCGCTGATCGACTCCGGTTTCAGGCCCGACAAGCCGGAAGAGGGATGGACCAATGTCGTCTATGAGTTCTGCCGGCGCTTCAAATCGTTCTGCCGGCCAACCAAGGGCTATG encodes the following:
- a CDS encoding terminase gpA endonuclease subunit, encoding MLFDRAGTLLTPSPRTTPDRWATQNRTYPVWADRPGPRDPYLTPYIIEPERVVAEGRGRRVVLVTASQSAKSESILDLMGHRLDQRPVPCLYVGPNKQFVTEQFEPRVVSLFDQAPTLMAKVQRGKKTTKTRKVVAGVPVRLAHAGSSAALKSDPAGLAFVDEYDEMLANVKGQGDPLGLVEHRGDTFADFVCLVTSTPKKGVVHPELDQKSGLAFWGKAPSDDVRESPIWNLWQQGTRHHWCWPCLHCGEYFVPRFDRLRWPEGATATEARENAWIECPRPQCGGVMQDQDKRLLNDRGRYVAPGQTVNANGFVDGEPEKTLTISFWVSGLCSPFVTFGERAAEYIEAEALGDSAMVQRSVNAGFGELYAPGGRDIKEWQQIARRRLPHRFGEVPDKVVRVTAAVDVQKTALYWSKRGWGERGTSWQIESGFLHGYTDQPEVWTDLANVLLDDCEGLHVSLALIDSGFRPDKPEEGWTNVVYEFCRRFKSFCRPTKGYDKLDAPIKRGVGKVTIPGRGTQQEIDIVRLDTDFWKTRLHERLAWPHDQPGGFHLSADATDDYCKQLVSEVRVVAPSGKPEWVKVSRQNHFLDVEAMNEAAGHMIGAQKIPLGMTHAGEKAAKPVRPAAPAEPTPQMPAMPPRDPWVGRRGWFGR